From Gossypium raimondii isolate GPD5lz chromosome 11, ASM2569854v1, whole genome shotgun sequence:
ccttctACGACATTcaaattggcgtgaactggagcttttcagtacctggcttcacatatgattcttgctttaaaggaaCACGATGGTGGTGGTTTACATCTTTAACCTACCACAATGATTGGtcttgagtggcccttgttatatctgCCTTCATTTTtccccttattccctttcttccTTGAGGCTTTTATAGTATCTGGGTGCTCTACCTTCACCTGTTTTATTTCTGATGAATTGTCAAGAGCAACAAGATTGGATTTTGAGTTTTTCAGGCGATAGACtggtgtcgatgtaccagtcAGATATTGTCGGGATCTGATAGTAAAGAGTGCCTCTTGTGGATATGCGTCTGGTTGGGCCTGGACACTTATCAAGGTAAAATCTGGAGAATATATAGGGTCCTCATTATCATCCCCAAAGTGAGTCGCTGGGCTTTTCCCTTTACCCAATAACTGGGTTAGCTGGCTCATATTTATTtggaattctagcatctgattcctcatttcttgttgaaattcagtcaattgcttttgcatctgtatttgcattttCTCTATTCTCTCTAATCTTTGGTCTATGCCTCCTGACTTTGCTCGGGTACTATAATGGTGTTCGGTtgattggttggtttccagattaactgaggaatgatgtaaattaattagaatcttttaatgtttttaaatgcatatgaagtaatgcaatgcatgaatgcaaaaagacgtcaattttgattcaattccatataagaaaaccttactagaaagcaaatttctttacataaagcgaattacaaataagactttgccctagtacccagaactctGATCTTCCTGTAACAAAACTAATTCTTGCCCCCgatccgattctaattcatacttcataCTCAGCATGTCAGCCTGTACTACTAAAATCTGTACGTaatcagctacttctcgaatctagACCACAGCTTCTTTCATAAGATGATCTCTGCTCctaacttgactctgaaagtGGTGGAGCTATTCATTATTACTACTTCGTTTGCGTTCAAGTGCTTGAtctggatctcacaattttACAGCACCGTTTCTAGCTCTTCCAAGGAATGCACTTGCTGTCCCTCTTTTGCTTAACTCGTGCAACGACCCACTactcactcatccctgttatacctatcagcttctttgaaaaggttggcacatttaccgctcTCGAGTAAACTCtatccacttgaaactttgaacatcggagtaaagccacatattttTCTATCGTAGGTACCAAATCGACATTCCCAAACGTGAAgcaactgtaagcaggattctAAAACTAGGCGAGGGCTCGAAACAAATgtttgtctaccttcacatcaagcaaataaggcaagtcCCCATAATTGTCGTAAAATAACTGCCTAGCCTCATTATTCCATTgattccaaatttctttcaactcttgcaaattgttttgagttacactgatgcgagtaaaatcccataatttCGATACATACCCATCGGTTaggctatcacccttttcttgctgcgttgtttcaaaccaagttcggacagccgcattgtcctccactttatcaagaaaccctttttccatgtcaagctttctatctagcaaccgaatctgaactgacgccttttatgataaaatgaaatgccatgtcatgcaaacaaaataaaacacaaaaggtCAGTGTCATATAATAATCAAGAAACAGTAAAACACCTAATCGGATGTCTACTAGGGTTCAGTATAGTTTTACCtagggtggattcctaaggttcattatatgaagtttggcttctagggtaaaggtacccgaaccagcagattcctccatcctcacccattataggctcatatggatcgagttcggttcaggggaatacatttccctatggctgcacggagatgaaaatctcacgaagacataggtacggatgtatcccggaagcaatccactaccctacacggaggtgaaaacctcacgaaggcatagcttctcactcccacttaaaagggtaaaaatgttcaactcatgaaatgtataatgcaaacaatatttaaggaataagataatgaatgcaaaaggatgttatgatttttaaaaaaatatatttttctcgaccgtaagacaaaaattaatcaactttgtggctcgactctcttttttttttttttaaatttccccagtggagtcgccaagctgtcaaaaccatctttttgaaaaataaaattttaggttgtcgactctaaaaaaatgaaaatttgggagtcgccactaatcttttattgaggtgtgattggatcacctaaaaaacggctttggtctacgagttttagaaaaacggatccgggagtcagttacgtacgaggaaggattagcaccctcgtaacgcccaaaattggtacctagttaattaattagtgtcttaaggtcgagaatttggaaaaaacgtaatccttagcaaaacttaaaaggttacgtattaagacccttattatttcagagaaagaagataccatacccaatgcgttagggcacagcattctaatattccccaaaatgaatttggccaaaatacttgtacaataaaactttaaaagaacatccacttatccaagatttaagaaatcacacccaatacgttagggcacgattcctctagaatcccaaactcggaatatttcctttactttaaaagaacatccacttatccaagatttaagaaatcacacccaatacgttagggcacaattcctttaaaatcccaaactcgaatatttcttttattatttttaaaaaatcttcatttcgagaaatcaatgcgtcacatccaatgcgttaggacacaacgtgttgaattcccaataatgagttttatttttgattgaagagaatGCTCGATTGtcggatttaacgaagaaaataggaacccaatacgttagggctcaattcctttgaaaatcctaaatcgaacattatctcaattttaaaaattttctatctttaaatttgagtaaaaatgatgtaatgtgattttatacatacaaatgctataataataataacaacaacaataataaatacattaatgacataaaataatgtaaacaaatgaataaacgaaataaaaaacagaatccatgacatgcaaaatattaaatgtaaacacaattatacaacGAATGggaaagcaaacaaaataaataaagatcgaagacatataatatacacatgaaaattatgaagattaaaatatatatatatataatttacaaataaaattttgggttatagaatttatttataaatacaatACCTAATATACTTatgcaaataaagaaaaaatataattatacgtacacatataaaataataaaaataggtatattttaaaaagaaaaagtgagtatttaatcatttaaaaaaacgtaaatatatacatataaatatgaaaatattctttaaaaaatataggaaaatattagttaaaaaaatataggaaaatattagattaaaaaaatatacatgtacatataaaaggaatatacatagataaaaaattaaataatgagtacattatcaaaattaattttaaaaaataaatatacgtatatatacatatatatataaatatgagaaaaatattagctgaaaaaaataagtatgttcataaaatatacatatatagattttaaaaaatgaaaataaaaataataattacactattaattaataaaataaataaaaagaacataaaaaaactaaattgaattgcaattaaaaaatcaaaagtaaatccataaataaataaaagtaaaggactaatttgaacgcTTGAATTACATAGAGGGCTGGAAGGAAGttttccttctcctctaaaacgcgCCGCTTcaaatggatcaaattgaatttaaaataaataaaagggtaaattaaaaaaataaaaaaaaaacttaattacaaaaacattaaaaggcgaaggggctaaataaataaataaataaataaaattcacagtggtatcaccttcttcttttttttaaaatcgtaaataagtaaaaaataatcgaacgaaaaaaatagtaagcctcctttaaaaaactgccaatcgttctctttttttattcctccatttcctccttttttttttcacaatgaagggagaggcctctatttatagctgagcctccccaaatccaacggtacaaatcagttacatcaacggctaagattaaagggtatctacaaattaaatctctaagattactaaatcatatattctaatattgcatatcatatctaagattacatatcatatctaagattgcatatatcatatcttggattgcatatcatatctaatattgcatatcctcaaaaattatgtttctatATGTGAGctcgggctaaaattgggtattacaggtTCGATATCTACTCATCTTGAGACCATGAGGTACATGTCTCAAGGTCTACAATTATTGTCTTCAGATTTATTCaacatgtctcgagacaattACCTAGAAATatacaatttgatcatttttgttCATGTTATCTCGAGACATAACCAATGTATCTCGAAACTATCCtgccaaaatgtcaaaaatgtaAACTTTCCGATAAATAGTTGATGCCAAAACACTTCCTAAATCATACTAAACTTGATGTGATATCTGGTCCCTTAATTGGGTCAAGGTTGAAGCTGCCATTTGGGCCTAAAACGTGGGCTATGAATGAAAAACCTAAAGAGACGATTGAGGGCTCTCTTAAGGCCCAAACCGTTCGATTTTAATTAGTCTATTAATTTCAACAgctttgttttatgttttattcgAACatcataaatatgttttaaaatattatgttattgtCATTACATAATgcatttcttttacattatcTTAAGAATAGTTAAATTACAATTCTAGTCCCTCTAgttttaaggttatatttctcctttttctttttttttttgcattttatcaaaatggttaaatttcaattttggcctttataatatatttaaatttgagatttaatctttatattttaatttttaatataaattggtctttatatttttataatgctattaattagtccaaagagtttaatatcattaactttttgttaaaatactttatttttatttcttttaggtttGCCTTGatcttatttcttcttctttttctttttcttttacaattttataaaatgattaaatatcaattttgatcctctattatgcctaaatttgagagttaattactatactttaatttctaatgtAAATTGGCCCCATATtctcataattttattaattagttaaaataattaatatcattaaattttttattaaaatattatatataatttttataagtgatactataatatattttaaccttgaaatttaaactctataatcaactcataatttaaatagcGTTGCTGCAAATGCCATGTGGCGAGCAAGAGTTTGGTATTTGCATGTGCCCGAGTCACACCTGATCAATTGCCCTATTTTAAAAACCAAGCCTCTTTCCAACCGCCTTTCTCCTTTTTATTAGCCCCTGTAAAGGACTAAAATCTGTAATTTTAAAACCAGGTGGGTAAAGTAAAACCACACTGTGAAATCGCACATTCCGGAATCTCAATCCccgaaaatttaagaaataactTTTCTAGGAGTCTTTTCTTACGATTCTGATCCCTGATCTGCATGGTGAGTATCATTTCACCTCTCTCCCCCTCtgctttttttaaaactaaatttacttCATAACTTTTTCCATGGAAATCTTTGATGGTTTGGTTTCTCGTCATATTTGCTCGGAAACtgaaattttctttgtttaattgAACTTTTGAGGATTACGTAACGTATTTGACGGTTCTGGTTGCTgcaattttttccctttaattttGAACGCTCTTTGCCTTCATAGGATTTAAGATCGGAGCGGAGCACTGCATTGGTGGTTACTGATGACGCAAGTTATGCCCGTAATGCGCTGGATGCAATTTGGTCTTCTGAGAACGAAGACCCTAAACGCTTGGACCCTCTAATTATCTTTCAAACTTCTTCTTTAGGTATTCTATTTgaattctaataattttttggttatttttaagatacatatatctttttaaGGCTAAAATACACTAGCACCTACTTTTAGTTGGAGAACCTCGAGGATGaatgcatattttaaaaatgagtagcaaaagtaaatataattttaattgaatatactTTCATTTGTTATAgcttttcatatacatatatatatatatatagttaaaatttgatttttggtgAATAGAAAATGTCTTAATTCActttgaaactaaaataattagtaAAGGCAACAATTATATTTCATCCCTCTTTAGTGAATAGTTTCGACTTTCTCATGCgcttttaattttcttctacTACAAtcttttgatgttttagttGCTGGCTTTATTACTCATGTTTGAACATATGTTTTCTTGTTGGGTTACTTCAGCTCGTCTGCCATTGCAATCATCCTATGTAGACCAGGTCATTTTCTTCACTAGGTCAGTTGAATTCCCTGTTGATGAGTTGTATGCCGAAATCTTTAGAGTTATGACTCCTGGTGGGAAACTGGTGGTTTATCGAAGTTTTCAGATTGAGATAAGTGAAGTAGAGACGGTAAGTATGTTGTGGTTTCATGAATTCGATGGAATTGTAGTAAAGACAACTTACTAGTGGTTCATGTAGGCATTGTCTGCTTTGGAGCGCAAGTTGCTATTGGCAGGTTTTCTAGAAGGGGAACgttttcaacttaaaaaaattgcTCACACTGTTGGGGTGAGTGCATATTTTATTCACCTTTTTAGGTTTAATACTTCTTACAGGTGCATGCAGCATGTATATCCAGGGTTTTCTGAGCTAGGTTTCTGATCCCTCCTTGCCTAAGTAAAAAAATCCTTCTGTTCTGATGTTAGTTGATTGATAGATTTATCAATTCTAATTAGtcaattgtaattattttgttttcccCAATTTGTATATGTAATGGTCAAATTCTGCTTTAGGCATGTTATCTTAATTTTGTCGTTCATTTCAAATTCAGCTTTATATTACCTAATGGGAGTTTTTGATAAAACTAACTATTGAAAACATTGCCTCTATTAGATTAAGGCTAAGAAGCCATCTTGGAAGATTGGATCTTCTTTTGCCATCAAGAAGACCGTGAAAAGTCCATTGAAAATTCAGATGGACGATGACTCAGATCTCATTGATGAAGATTCCCTCTTAACTGAAGAGGATTTGAAGAAACCCCAATTACCTACTGGTAAGATGGCAAGACCCGACAAGACCAATAATTTTTGGTTGTCAATTCTGTAGGAGGAAAATTTTAGGaatatcatataacataaatatacTATTTCTTCAGTTGGTGACTGCGAAGTGGGAAGCACAAGGAAAGCCTGCAAGAACTGCACTTGTGGAAGGGCCGAACAGGAGGAGAAAGTACAGAAGCTAGAACTGAGTGCTGATCAGTTGAACAATCCTCAATCAGCTTGTGGCAATGTAAAACTTGTTATATGCTTCTCTCTCTGATTTGGTTTGGttgatttaaattgattttactATTATGACAAATTTGTGGTGTTTAGTGGTTACTTTCGGACTCTGTCTAATTGATGCTTTTACTTGTTCGGTTTTTGAAATCTGCTTTCTATTCAATCTTTcactgaaaagaaaaaggaaaaagaaaaagaagcaaagCGTTAAAAATGAAGTCGGACTTTGTACTGCTGCTTTTCTGTATGCTTTGAAACTGTGGAGTGTTGACTAATACTTCTTTCCTTTTTGGTAATTTCTCCTTATGCTTTGAACTTGTGAACAGTGTGGACTAGGTGATGCATTTCGCTGCAGTACATGCCCATACAAGGGTCTTCCACCATTCAAGCTGGGCGAGAAGGTATGTGTTTTGTCTCAGGTTTTCCTTGATTCAGGCACCACACTCTTGTATGCAGACTGTAACTTTTCTCAATGAAATGTTGGCACactaaatacttaaattttagaaCAAGTATGACTTAGAATGATTTCTCCATCCAGGTATCTCTGTCAGGGAACTTCCTTGCAGCTGACATTTGAACTCCCAAATGATGGATTTTTGGcccaaattttagtttttggacACCTCAAAACATTAGATACTGGTTTGGCTTAGTGGTTTAATGtggaagtttaaaaaaatacatgcaGTTCTTATGTTAGTGTTCAAgtggatattttatttttaatgacgaatataattattttatcggTTGAATttcaagttctttttttttgtttttttctatttaacaGTCTCAAAATACAATCTTTGCATTATCGCAAGAAATCGTAACAGCATGGTTTTTAATTGTCTTTCATTATACACAAACTTCTGACAGTATATCCTTCTAGTCCTAAATAGCGTTATATCATAGGAAATTATTGGTGGCTATGCGGGTTATATATTCTATGGAATGATTTATGATTTTacaatgattaaaatgaaatattaaatatcataataatcataaataaCAAAGAAGACATTTTTGCGCGACATAAAAGCAGGGTAGATTGATTGCAGACATCTCTGCTTCATATACTACAAAATCTTCATCCGTTGACGGATGCTTTATTTAAGCACAAGGAAGAAACTGGTGAATGGCCATCAATGCaaaaaatgaacataaatgcCTAAACTCCTCGGATGCAATCCAAAACCTTCAATTGCAATATCTGCCAACCCGGTTACATGTTAGTTGAAGACCCTAATCCATTGGCCACGTCGTTCAATATGTTCAAAGCTCAGGCATGCCCTTCCCAGACTTAGGATCGTATGTCTTCTCCAGCACAAGATTCATTGGAGTATCCTTGGGACCAGCTGCAACACATAACAGCTGAATTAAGTAGCATGCAGAACTTGGGCACTGTTATGGCAGCAAAGGAACTCGCATGCAATAACAATTATGGCAGGGTAAGAACACAAACAAAGAAAGCACTGTATTTTTGCAACCCAATCACATATATGCATACAATTACCAAAAGCTATGTAAAATTCGTCGTGTGCACTGATGAGTGTTCCCCCATAATAAACATCTAACAAGTTGTGGAACAAACAAACAGAAGATATATATTTCAACTCTTCATTGTCCTTTATAGGTGTTAGTATGTTAACCAGTTCATTATCAATATAAAACTGCATGGCTTACACTTTTCCTTAAAAAGGGCAAATTGAATCCCGGAAAAATACTCCCAAGTGATTCAAGGACTAAATGTTACCCTATAGTTAAACAAGTTTTCAAAGTCTTAACTGGCATTATCAGACTTCTAAGTTAACATCTTACTGAATGGAAAATCAACTCATACGTGTATATTTTTCAGCAACAAgcagatttttatttttacttgttttaaaaGAAAGGGAAACGCAGAGATGCTTCTTTTAATGAATTGCTCTTGTTGAATGTGCTGCATACGGTTAAGAGAAAGGGGATAAAAAGACCACATTCCACTTAAAGTGGGGAAAAGCAATAAGCACAAGTAAATTACCAACAGTTGGTCTGGGTGTAGTCCTCATCTTCAAGATCTCAGGGCGGGGAATTATGGAACCAGATGCTCCTATACCTCTAGACACTCTCACCTTAGTTCCGTCTTCAAGATATTTAACTCCTACCTTACAAGGCTTCCTACATCAATAATAtctttaatttgtaaaaaaaaaaacgacaATAATAACAACAAGAGTTAATCTTTCAAAATATACAATCAGAATAAAATCCAATACCCAGTAACAGGATCAAGAACTTGAACATTTGAAGCATGAAAGGGAGCTTCAACAGTGAATATACCACCTTCATGACCTGGTCCTTGCTTAATGTGCTTTTTTACctgtaaaatagaaaaaatgaaaCGTAAAACGAACCCCTCCAAGTAACAGAACAAGGCCCgtactttaaaatttgaagagagTCCTGACCAGATTTTTCCCTTCGACAATAACACGATTCTGAGAGCGAATAACGCGTTTGATTATCATCACCTGCCATTTGATTTACAAGAAATAAAACGTATAATTAGTTTTGACTTACTCTAATGCAGAACAGAACTGAAATTTAAATGAGGTGCTTACATTGTCACCCCTGAGAACTTTCCAATGCCTGATGAGCTTCTAAGCTGCTTCCCAACCCATTTCAATCTTTAATCAAAAGCTTCAGTAAATcccaagaaaaagaagatggaaatgaatatgaaaaggCAGGAACGGTGGAAAGAACCGAAGAGAGGTAAAGCACCGAACTTTTGCCGATGACTTGGATGATCTGGATGGTGCTCGTTCAGTGCCAGGTTTTAGGGTTCTCGCTTCTAGCCTATTGGATTATCGGGTTTTCAATCTGCCCCCATTACGAAGTCAATTCACTATTCACTtgtgcatttaaaaaaaattattattaaaaaaaaaaagaacgtacatacataaaagtttaaaattgatctaaatgGGAAGGAAACACAAGTTTGTgtgagaaaagatgaaaatttatttaatatagcATGTAGTGATGTGGGTAATCCAAGTGAaattttattcaacataaatgAACATAATGAAGGAGTGTTATGTGATCAACTAAAAGTTGTTTTTAACTTGTCTGTAACTTCCTCTACCCCGCACTTGGCATTGCACTTCACCTCACACATCTCGCTGTTAGTCCCCTCCTCCTTGCATTCGTCCTCACACTCCTTGTAACATGACTTGAAACTCTCGTTATCGTCGCCCTCCGCTGCCACCGGACTCACCCACATTGTTGCTGCCACAACAACAATGCTCACCAGTATATATACTGCCACCAATTTGTTGGCCATTCTCCCTGCTTTAATCCCTTCTTTTTCAAATGCTATATATTTTGCTTTGCTTCTAATAAAAGGTGTTGGTGTGGCAAGGTACTTGTAGGGGTATGAAAACCCTTATTTTAGGGAGTGATCCGCAGGATGGGGAAGTTTAGTGATTAATAATAGAGGGGGTGTCTAAATTTATGGTTTCCCATTTCAGTGTCCCGGGGGAGACTTAGGTGCCAGGGTTCTGTTTATGGTCGAAAGTGTTGATGATATTGCAAGCAGCTATAGAACCTAATTCATGACTTTTCATTGTTAGGTCAACTAAGGGCTTTGAGAGGGTTTCAAGCAATTTGGAGGGGAAAATCAGCTTGAGTTCAACTGCTTCAACTAATTGCCTCATTTTTTATGCATACGACGAAATCGTGTTAGTTGTAACTCTGGGTTTTcatgattctttttctttgtataATTATGTAGCTCGGTTGGTTGTAGAGTTGCTTTGACTATGACACGTGTTAATTTGGACAAATGTggttttttcatatattaatttgcagtattatatcatatatccatattgaattatgaataaaatgtgTGCACATGCATGAAGAAAATGAGTAGTTCAGAAATGAAAGGGTAAAATTCTTACAAAAGTTTTATGAATTTGGATTGTATCatgattttcattttctctctatcCAAATGCTATACTTATAGATCCCctaattaaatgaaacaataaactcaaaataaagaATTGCAAGCTCTCAATCTCAAGTTTTGCAACTTGGAGTTGTCTATCTCTAAAACAG
This genomic window contains:
- the LOC105803125 gene encoding anamorsin homolog produces the protein MDLRSERSTALVVTDDASYARNALDAIWSSENEDPKRLDPLIIFQTSSLARLPLQSSYVDQVIFFTRSVEFPVDELYAEIFRVMTPGGKLVVYRSFQIEISEVETALSALERKLLLAGFLEGERFQLKKIAHTVGIKAKKPSWKIGSSFAIKKTVKSPLKIQMDDDSDLIDEDSLLTEEDLKKPQLPTVGDCEVGSTRKACKNCTCGRAEQEEKVQKLELSADQLNNPQSACGNCGLGDAFRCSTCPYKGLPPFKLGEKVSLSGNFLAADI
- the LOC105803129 gene encoding uncharacterized protein LOC105803129: MIIKRVIRSQNRVIVEGKNLVKKHIKQGPGHEGGIFTVEAPFHASNVQVLDPVTGKPCKVGVKYLEDGTKVRVSRGIGASGSIIPRPEILKMRTTPRPTVAGPKDTPMNLVLEKTYDPKSGKGMPEL